In Octopus sinensis unplaced genomic scaffold, ASM634580v1 Contig10412, whole genome shotgun sequence, a genomic segment contains:
- the LOC115228414 gene encoding uroporphyrinogen decarboxylase-like, with translation MSIRQDSVIPLKNDLILRVAKGNVDPSSKIPVWVMRQAGRYLEEYRHFSAQNGFLNICQSPELMCEATMMPFKYFDFDAAIIFSDILILALPLGLKVSMVPGQGPVISPKLTELANPVFDVDLTQHLSYVYRGIELTRRALDGKVPLIGFAGGPWTLLSYMVEGTPTKVLSQARKWLYQLPESTATRIFESLSDLIVQHLRLQVQAGAQMLQIFESNAGMLSTTHLEKYLLPALQRINNSLRDTLREDYVPTIIFPKGCSIASLQWLAYETGYDVIGLDWTTEVGQLGDMNGKALQGNLDPAALYSNKDELSGYIHDMLRKFEGRPYIANLGHGIYPDVPPESVELFVGTVHSYNT, from the coding sequence atgagTATCAGACAGGACAGTGTGATTCCACTCAAGAACGACCTGATCCTCCGAGTTGCCAAAGGAAATGtcgacccctcctccaaaattccagTTTGGGTGATGAGACAGGCGGGGCGATACTTGGAGGAGTACCGTCATTTTTCCGCACAAAATGGTTTCCTCAACATTTGCCAAAGTCCCGAATTAATGTGCGAGGCCACGATGATGccattcaaatattttgatttcgACGCGGCAATCATTTTTTCCGACATTCTAATATTGGCCCTGCCCCTCGGCCTGAAGGTTTCGATGGTGCCAGGCCAGGGACCGGTCATTTCTCCCAAACTGACAGAATTGGCCAACCCTGTTTTCGACGTTGACTTAACCCAACACCTCAGTTATGTTTATCGCGGAATCGAACTCACCAGGAGAGCCTTGGACGGGAAGGTGCCCCTCATCGGGTTTGCTGGAGGTCCCTGGACTCTGTTGAGTTATATGGTGGAGGGGACGCCCACCAAAGTGTTAAGCCAAGCCCGAAAATGGCTTTATCAATTACCCGAATCAACAGCAACACGCATTTTCGAGTCATTATCTGATTTGATTGTACAACACCTACGACTCCAAGTGCAGGCAGGCGCACAAATGTTGCAAATATTCGAATCCAATGCAGGAATGTTGTCGACCACACATTTAGAGAAATATCTCCTCCCTGCCCTGCAGCGAATCAACAACTCCCTCAGAGACACTCTCCGTGAGGACTACGTGCCCACCATAATATTCCCCAAAGGGTGCAGTATCGCCAGTCTTCAGTGGCTGGCCTACGAGACCGGATATGACGTGATTGGACTCGACTGGACTACGGAAGTGGGGCAGTTGGGAGACATGAATGGAAAAGCTCTCCAAGGAAATTTGGACCCAGCTGCATTGTACTCAAACAAGGACGAACTGTCGGGGTACATCCACGATATGCTCAGAAAGTTCGAAGGACGGCCTTATATTGCCAATCTGGGCCATGGAATCTACCCGGATGTGCCCCCCGAGTCAGTGGAGTTATTTGTGGGGACTGTCCACTCTTATAATACCTAA
- the LOC115228416 gene encoding 26S proteasome regulatory subunit 4-like gives MQSYAVVGILLDDIDPVVNVMKLEKAPKETYADIGGLETQIQEIKESVELPLTHPELYQDMGIKSPKGGEGPKLVRELFRVAEECAPSIIFIDEIDAVGTKRYDSNCGGEREIQRTMLELLNQLDGFDSAGDVKVIMATNRIETLDPALIRPGRIDRKIEFPLPDENTRRRIFSIHTSRMNLGEDVNIEDYVTAKDDLSGSDVKAICTEAGLLALRERRTRIIKQDFDKAKQSILFKKKEGLPENLYM, from the exons ATGCAGTCGTATGCAGTTGTGGGAATTCTGTTGGACGATATAGACCCAGTGGTTAATGTTATGAAGCTTGAAAAGGCCCCCAAGGAGACCTATGCGGATATTGGGGGATTGGAGACTCAGATTCAGGAGATAAAGGAGTCGGTCGAACTTCCCCTCACTCACCCAGAACTCTACCAAGACATGGGCATCAAATCGCCCAAGGGA GGGGAAGGACCCAAGTTGGTGAGGGAGTTGTTTAGAGTGGCGGAGGAGTGTGCGCCATCCATCATTTTTATTGACGAGATTGACGCAGTGGGGACTAAGCGGTATGATTCCAACTGTGGgggagaacgtgaaatacagaGGACAATGCTTGAGTTACTCAACCAGTTGGACGGGTTCGACTCGGCAGGGGACGTGAAGGTGATTATGGCCACCAACAGGATTGAAACATTGGATCCGGCACTGATCAGGCCTGGTCGAATTGATCGGAAAATCGAGTTTCCGTTGCCCGACGAGAACACACGGCGACGGATATTCAGCATTCACACGTCGAGGATGAATTTGGGGGAAGACGTGAATATTGAGGATTATGTGACTGCTAAAGACGATTTGTCTGGGTCAGACGTCAAGGCTATTTGCACGGAAGCAGGTCTGCTTGCTTTGAGAGAGAGACGGACGCGAATTATCAAACAGGACTTTGATAAGGCCAAGCAGTCCATTCTCTTCAAGAAGAAGGAGGGGCTTCCTGAAAACCTGTACATGTGA